The genomic window ATATCTGCGGACCGGATGGCGATCATCGGCCAGTAAAGGTCATTCCAGTGAAAGGTTACCGAGAAAATCGCGAAGGCTGCGATCGCCGGCAGCATGGCGGGCATGACGATGCGAAACACGATTTCGATCTCGCTCATGCCGTCTAGACGGGCAGCGAGGAGGATCTCGTCCGGAAAGGACTTGATGAACTGGTGGAACAGAAAGATCGCGAAACCCGAGGTCAGGTAAGGCACCATCATCGAGAAATAGGTGTCCAGCAGCCCGACCTTTGCCAGGACGATGAAAATCGGCAACGCCGTCGCCTGTGCCGGCACAGCCAGGCTGAGCAGGACAAGGGCAAAGAGAATCCTGCGGCCCTTGAAGTCATATTTGGCCAGGGCAAAGGCGCAGATCACTGTTGTCAGGATCTGGGCAATCAGAATCCCGCCCGTCATGATCAGGCCATTCAGCATGAAACGGAGAAGGGGCGTCTCGAACAGGGCGCGCCCGTAGTTCTCGGCAATCGAATCCCAGACGGCCGGCGGATTGGAGACGGCGCCGAAAATCGCGCCGGCACTTTTGGAAGACGCCCGCCACATCCAGAAGAAGGGATAGACCATCAGCACGGCGGTCAGCATCAGGAAGGCATGAACGGCGACGATCCTGGTATGGCGAAACAAGCGGACAGCCATCAGAAATGCGCCTTCCTGTTGTTCGCCATAACCTGGAAGATGCTGAAAAGGCCGATCAGGGCCAGGTAGATGACCGTAAGGGCGCTGCCATATCCCGCCTTGAGGCCGACAAAGCTGTCCTGATTGATCTTGTAGAGCAACATCTCGGTTGCGCCGTACGGACCGCCATTGGTCAACACGGCGACGGTATCAAACGCCTGAAAGGCCTGAATGCAGCTGATGGTGATCACGACAATGGTTGTCGGCGCAATCAGCGGCCAGATGACGTAGCGGATGCGATCCCAGAAATTATCGATCCCGTCCAGTTGGGCCGCATCCGTCAATTCCTTTGAAATTGTGGTGAACCCGGCCAGAAACAGGATGAGGTTGAACCCGAGCGAATGCCAGATGCCGATAATGGCAAGCCCGATGAGGGCGAGATCGCTATCGGCAAAGAAATCGAACGGCCTCATGCCCAGGGACGTCATCAGCGTCGCCAGCGGGCCGATATTGCCGTTCAGCAGGTAGCTCCAGACAATCGACATGGCAGTCAACGTGCTGGTGACCGGCAGGAAGTAGATGATTTCATAAAACCGGCGAGAGCGCGTTCTGTTGTTGAGGAGAGCCGCCAGTATCAGCGCCAGACCGACCGAGATGGGCACCACAAGCGAGGTATAGATCGCGCTGTTCTTCAGGGCGTTCCAGAAATAGGGGTCGCGGATGAGCCTTTCGTAATTCCCCAGCCCGACAAGGGACAGTGAAGCGCGCCCCAGCTTGTAGTCGGTCAGGCTGACGATGAAGACGACAATGACCGGCGCGATCACGGTTGCAAAAAGCAACAGGAAGGCTGGCGCGGAAAAGTAATAGGCATAGGCCTTGTAGCCTCCGCCATCGCTTTTGCCGATCGGTGCGACGGCAGGCGGGGCTTCGCTCGAAACGGAGAGGGCGTGGGTCATCAGTCTGTGCCCATTATCCTGAGAGGCGCCGGCATCAATTGGCCCGCGCTTGAAAACAGGAGGGCATTCTGCGGGAGAATGCGCAGCGCGACCCTGTCATTGATGCCGCCATCATTGCGCAAGCGTTCGAAGCGTTCGGCGCGCATCTGCATCCGGATCCGCTCGACGCCAAGCGCCGATCCATCGCAACGCAGCGTGACTTCCGAGCCGGAAAACTCCACATGCGTGAGCGGCAACGTGAAATCCGCTTCGCCGCCCAGGGGGACGGCATCCAGAGATTCCGGGCGCAGACCGAGGATGTAGTCGCCGTCCGGCGCATCGGATGTGCTCAGATTGAGGCATGTCCGCGCCAACTGGATATCGCCGTCGGCAACCGTCACCGGCAATTCGTTGATGGCGACGGAGCCAACAAAGCGAGCGACGGCAAGCTCGGCGGGGCGATTGTAGATGTCCTGCGGTCTTGCACATTGCACGATGCGTCCGGCCTGCATCACCGCGACCCGACTGGACATCGCCATGGCTTCCGTCTGGTCATGGGTGACATAGAGGAATGTGATGCCGGTGCGCCGATGCAGATCGGAAATTTCTTCTCGCAATTGAATTCTCAACTTGGCATCGAGGTTCGAAAGCGGCTCATCCATGAGAAAGACCGATGGCTGCCGGACAATGGCGCGCCCAACGGCCACGCGTTGTCTCTGCCCCCCGGACAGCTGCGCCGGTTTGCGATCCAGCAGATGCTGAAGGTCGAGCTGCCCCGCCACCCTGGCGACGCTCTGCGCGATCTCCCGATGCGTCTGGCGGACCTTCCGCGAGAGCAGCCGGCTACCAGGTAGTCTCTGCCGAAAGGACAGGCGGCTCATTTCCAGAGGCATGCCGATATTCTTCGCGACGCTCATATGCGGATAGAGCGCGTAGGACTGGAACACCATGGCGACGTCGCGCTTCTTTGGGGGCAGCTGCGTGATCTCCTGCGCGCCGATATGGATCGAGCCGGAACTCAATTGTTCGAACCCCGCGATCATGCGCAGCAAGGTCGATTTTCCGCATCCCGACGGGCCAAGCAGCGTCAGGAATTCTCCCGGCTGGATGTCGAGATCAATTCCCTGGAGGATTTCCGTTCCTCCAAAGTGCTTCCTGACATTGGCTATCTTGATCCCGCGACCATTCATTGCGTCGCTCCAACTTGATTTTGCAGATCTCACCGGACTGTGCCGGATCGCTTTTCGTGAGGTCTCTATAGGCACCCAAGTTGACAGATCGATGACAGGGGTATCTCTTTTGAGAAAAATTTATTAAATGAATTCAAATGGTTTACATTGACAAATAACTATACAGTCACATATACCGAGCCTTGAGAAGCTGAAAAGAACGGGTGAAACGAGTGTCCCAATGGCTCTTGATCGGGGAATTTGGCGACGCGGCGATCACCCTGTCAGGCAGCGAATGGCCTGCAAGGCGGCGAAGAGGACTGCCGGGTCTGAAGGACGACTTTTGAGGCATTTTGCCATGTTGATGGCAGCAAGAATCGCGCGATCAGGCGGAACAGGAAATGACCAAGCCGTTGCGTGGAGCTTGTGTGCGTGGCCGATGGAAATGAGACAAGATGAAGAATGCCCCCGATATCGCTGATGTGCCTGAAACGGAGACACCGTCTGCTCCGCGCCATCCCCGGCGCCCGGACCGCTCCCGCAACCGCATTCTGGAGGCGGCAATTCTGGAGTTCTCCGAGAAGGGCTTCGCAGGCGGCAGGGTGGATGAAATCGCCGAGCGCGCCGAAATCGGAAAGCGCATGCTTTATCACTACTTCGGAAACAAGGAGAAACTGTTCCTGGCGGTCATAGAGAAGGTCTATCTCGATCTCTGGGCGGCAGAGGCCGCGCTTGAGCTCGATCGGCTGCCGCCACGCGAAGCGCTTGCCGAGCTCGTGACCTTTGTCTGGAACTACTATCTGGACCATCCGGAGTTCATAACGCTGCTGAATGAGGAAAACCTGCTCAAGGCGCAGAATTTCCGCCATTCCCGGATACTTCGGGAAGGCGCGGAACATTCGCAGGATCTTGTGGAGGAGGTTCTCGCCCGAGGCGTGGCGGAAGGCGTGTTCCGGCCCGGTATCGATCCGGTGCAGCTAAGCCTGACCATTACTTCTGTTTGCTATTATTATCTGACCAATCACGCCACCAGCTCCATCGTCTACGGTCGCCGGCTGATGACCAAGAAGGCGCAAGCCGAGCGGCTGGCCTTCAATGTCGAGTCTATTCTGACCATCGTTCAGGCGGCCCCGCTGTGAGCCGCCTTGCATTTCTTCTGGAGCATTTCCAGTGATCCCGATTTCACCGGAAATGCTCGAGGGTAGACCTTCCTGCTTGAGGCAAGAATTTTCATGAAAATTGCTGTTTTGGCCGACGCGCATATCGGCACTGAAAAACCTGTCTTCGTTCCCAATTGGGAGAAGGTTGTAAGCCACGTGAATGAGCGATCCGACATCGATCTCATTGTGGTGCTTGGCGATCTCACCCTTGATGGCGCCAAGCTGGACGCTGACCGGGCCTTCGGGCGCGATGCCATCGCGGCGCTGCGGGCGCCGGTTCTTGTTCTGCCGGGCAATCATGACGTTGGCGACATCGCCCGCGACACGCTGCAACCGGCGGATAATGACCGGCTTGCCCAATGGGAAAAGCATTTCGGCCCCTGGCACTGGCATTCTGACGCGGTTGACGGGTGGCGATTGCTGGGCGTCAACAGCCAGATCCTCGCCACAGGCCTCCCGGAGGAAAGCGCGCAGTGGTCATCACTGGAACAGGCCGCCGAGGGCCGCGGCGAGAGAAAACTCGCGCTCTTTTCCCACATGCCGCTTTTTCTGGAACACTGGGACGAGCCGGATCGCCCCGCATGGGCCATTCCCGCGCCGGCGCGGCAACGCCTGCGGCTTCTCATTGAGGAACACGCCATCAAGGCCGTCATTGTCGGTCACATCCACAGAGTTCTGGATCGGCGCTGCGAGGGCGGACCGGCCTTTATCTGGGCGGCGGCATCAAGTTTCCTTACCCACGACGAGTCCATGCCGCCACAACATGGAAAAGAACTGCTCGGCTACACGGTTCTCGACTTCCGGCAGGATGAGGTGGTGTCCGAGTTCGTGGCCGTCGAGGCGCTGATGAAAAGCTACATCGAAGACTATAAGGGCTCGATCTATCGCTCGCCGGCGAAAGACGCCTGATCGTATTTGTGTTTGAGTAATTTGACGCGCCGCAGGGGAAATGGGCAATGGTCTGGTTCAGCTATCACGGAGGGCATTCGGGCGAGTTCTGTGATCACGCTTCCTCCTCTCTGCAGCAGGTTGTTCAGGCCGCCATTGACGAAGGCTTCACCCATTACGGCCTCAGCGAACATTGCCCGCGCTACAGAGAACAGGATCTCTATCCCGGCGAGGAAAGGCTCGGCATTGAAGGACTGATCAGGGCGTTTGAGGGATATGTGATCCGCGCGTTCGCATTGCGCGAAGAATATGCCCGGCATATCGAGTTGCTGGTCGGCTTCGAGACCGAGAAATTGCCGCCGGAGAACTGGCTCGAAGCGATGCTGTCGCTGAAAAGCGCCCATCCCTTCGATTATGTCGTGGGAAGCGTCCATGACATCAACGGTCGATGGGTAGACTATTCCCCGCAGGAGACAAGTCGGCTGGCCGAAGATCTGGGCGGCACGGAAGCGCTGCAACTGGCCTATTTTCGATCCGTGACCGACATGGTCGAACAGTTGCGCCCCGACATCGTCGCCCATCTCGATCTGGTGCGCAAATTCGAACCGCCGGGCTTTTCCTTCTCCGACCGGGTCGCCAAGGAGATCGAACGGCTTCTGGATGCGATCCAGGCATATGGTGGCGTCATAGACGTGAACTGCGCGGCATTCCGCAATGGCTATGGTCCAGTCTATCCTCTGCCGCAAATTCTGTCGCGCGCCAGACAAATGGGGATTCCGGCCACCTTCGGAGATGACAGTCACGGCGTGGACACTGTTGGCGTCGGGCTCGAACAGTCCCGGCAAGCCATTTGCGCCGCCGGCTACAGCCAGATCTCCTATCTCACCCGTGATCATGGCTGGCAAAGCGCCGATATCGCCGAAGTCAGGCCCAGGCGCTCCGTTTGAGACAGGCCATTCAAAGCAACACAAGAAACAGAAAATGACAGACCAACAAAATCTGGCCATCCGTCGGGCAACCGCCGACGATATCGGCTTTATCATGACAGTCGAACGGCAGCCCGGTTATGCCGAACGCGTCGGCGCCTATGATGCGGAGGCTCATGCCAAGAAGCTGGGCACGACTGGATGCCGTTATTACATTGCGGTGTTCGGCGACAAGCCGGTTGGCTTTGCCGTTCTGCGGCAGAATGACGACGGCATGGGCGTGGTCAATCTGAACCGGATCGCCGTCCATCCCGAGGATCGCGGGATTGGAACCGAGTTTGTCCGATGCATCGCCGGAGAGGTTTTTGCAGATCTCGACAATGACAGACTATGGCTCGATGTCCTGCCTTCCAACCTGAGTGCCAGGCATCTCTATTCCAAGGTGGGATTCGTCGAAGAGGGCCTGATGCGCAGCGCACTGCGCTATCCGGATGGCCGGAGGATGGATCTCATCCTGATGTCCCTGCTTCGAACCGACTGGGAAGCCGCGCCCATCGAAAGGCAACACGATGCCGCCTGAAGACGGCCTTTCCGGCAGCGCTCGTTGATCTCTGCAAACAACGATCCTGAACCGCTCGCCCAGCGCCCAACCCGCAAGACCAGGAACCGAACATGCCTTCTTCGCCCTCTATTGACCTCATGGAAGATAAAAGAGCCCCGGAGCTGCTTGCCAGCATGACCGCAGCCGAAAAGGCCGCGTTCCTGTCTGGCAACGGCATGTGGAAGTCCGCAAGGCTCCAGCGGCTGGGCATCGATCCGGTGGTCATGACGGACGGCACTTATGGGTTGAGGTATGATATTGCGCAGATTGACGGTGAACTTGCGCCGGGAGAAGAGCTGGATGCCTTTCTGAACACCGTCAATCAGCGCGCCAGCGAGATCGAGGACGCGGCGGGCGAAATCAAACCGGCAACCTGTTTCCCGAATGGATCTGCCTTGGGAAACAGTTGGGACACGGCGTTGATGGAGGAACTCGGGATCCTGCTTGGAAGGGAATGCCGGTCTTTGGGCGTCGATCTTCTGCTGGGACCGGGGATCAACATCCGTCGTACGCCGCTTGCCGGCCGCGCCTATGAATATTACTCGGAAGATCCGTTTCTGGCCGGCAAGCTTTCGGCGTCCGTCATCCGTGGAATACAGTCCCAGGGCGTTGGCGCTTCGCTGAAGCATTTTGCCTGTTACAATTGCGAAAACGAACGCATGACCATGGACAGCATCGTCGATGAGAGGGCGTTGCGGGAAATCTATCTCAAGGGGTTCGAAATCGCTGTTCGCGAGAGCCGTCCCTGGACAGTGATGTCGTCATACAATCTCCTCAACGGAGTCGAAGCCTCCCAGAACCATTGGCTGCTGACGGAGGTTCTCCGGGATGAATGGGGCTTTGACGGGCTTGTCGTCTCCGACTGGAACGCGATCAAGGATCGACCGGCATCCCTGATGGCCGGTTGCGACCTCGACATGCCTCAAAGTCCGCGCCGCATTGCCCGGCTGGAACAGGCGCTCGAGGATGGCGAAATTCCCGAGGAAGCCGCAGACAAGGCCTGTGCCCGTATGTTCGACCTATTGGGCCGGATCGAACGCGGCCGCGCGCATTCCGTCGAGCGATGTGATCACGCGGCGCATCATCAACGCGCACGCGCCATGGCCGCCGCCTCGATCGTTCTCGCCAGAAATGAGGGAAACCTCCTTCCCCTGCGTGACGTGCAATCCGTTCTGGTGGTGGGGCGCGATGCGTTGACCCCGGTGATTCAGGGATCTGGTTGCGCCACGACCTTGCCCACGATGATCGATGCCCCGCTGGAGGAATTGAGAAAATCGCTGGGTGAGAAGGTAAAGATCAGCCATCGGCCCGATTTGGACGCAGACACGCTGGAATGTGCTGCAGCGGCGGATGCGGTCATTGCCTTCGTGTCTACGGAAGGTCTTGGCGATGGAGAGGGGCGGGACCGCGTCACGCTCGGTCTCGGTCCCGGCCAGGATAACATGATCGAGGCGCTGGCCGCCGTCAGCGACAGGCTTGTCGTTGTCCTGAGCTGTCCAGACGCTGTCGAAATGCCCTGGATCGACAAGATCGCAGCTCTTCTGATCTGCTTTTACCCCGGCCAGGCCTTGGGAGGCGCCGTGGCCGACCTGCTTTCGGGAGCAGTCACGCCCTCCGGCAAGCTCTCCGTCACCTTCCCGCAAAGGCTTGAGGACGTGCCGGGACATCTGTCCTATCCGGGCGAACTCGATAAGTACTATTACTCGGAAGGCATTCATGTCGGCTACAGGGGGTATCTAAAAGGGAAAGTAAGACCCCTGTTTCCATTCGGCCACGGCTTAAGCTACACGCAATTCCGATACGATCAGCCTGCGCTTTCCAGTGATGGCATTTCCATCGACGGAACTATTTCCGTATCGTTCACCCTGACCAATATTGGCAATGTTGCGGGCGCGGAAATATCCCAGATCTATCTGGACGCAAAAGGAAAACAGGTCGGTCGAGCCGTGCGTGAACTCAAGGGATTTGCAAAAACATTTCTGCACCCGAACGAGTCCCGACAGGTCACTGTTTGCATCGAAGGAAGAGACTTGGCCGTCTGGCATCCCGAACGAGGCAAATGGGTGCTGGAGGATGAGAATGCCCGTCTGTTGATCGGCACATCCAGCGAAAACATCAAGGCGAGCATCGACTTGCGTCTCATGCCGTCGGATCTGCCCTGGAGACAGGTCGGGCCGCATACCAGGCCCGAGTTTATCCTGCCAAACCCTTACGCGATGAAGATCCTGCAAACCTTCCTTTCGCAGAGGCTGGGCATTACCGAAGTCGAGGCGGGGGCAGCTCTTAGGCGATGCAACGACTCGATATCCGGACTATTTGCCTCTCTGGAACGATATCTTCATATCTCGATAAGCGATGAAGAGGTGAGCGACCTCTTTTCGCAAATCAACGCCGCAATGAAATGCGCCGAAACCGGATTGGCATCCTAGGCCGTAGACTCGTAACGCTTTAACCATAGTCGCACAGAGAAGAGCTTGATTGCCGCGAGATAGTTGTCGGCGCGTTTGTCGTAACGCGTTGCAATTCCACGCGCTTCTTTGATGCGGTTGAAGAACCGCTCGACGAGGTTTCGATAGCGATAGAGGAACGAACTGAAAGCGAAGGTCTTTTTTCGGTTTCGCTTCGCCGGGATGTTGGCGAATGCCTTCGCCTGAGTTGCCGTGGCGCGGATGGCGTTGGTGTCATAGCCACGATCTGCCAAAAGCGTCGTTCCGGCATGAAGTCTGGTGAGCAGATCTTCGGCGTAGCGACAATCAGCATGCTGACCTTCTGAGAGGCGAAGATCAATCGGCAGCCCATCGGCATCGACGAGAGCGTGGATCTTCGTTGTCAGGCCGCCTCTGGAACGTCCCATGCTTCGATTGGCGCCCCCTTTTTACCGGTGGCGCCATGCTGATGCACGCGAACACAAGACGAGTCGATCATCTGAATATCGCCGTCGAAGGCGGAAGAAATCGCCGTGAGAAGGTGATCCCAGACACCAGCCCGCCGCCAGCGGACAAAGCGATTATAACAGGTGGTGTGAGGGCCATAGCGTTCCGGAACATCGGCCCATGGGCTGCCGGTACGAAAGCGCCAGAGTATGCCGTTGATCACACGGCGGTCATCGACCCGCGGTACGCCGCGGCTGTTATTGGGCAGAAGCGGCTCGATCACCGCCCACTCGAAATCCGTCAGGTCAAAACGTCGGCGCATCAATGGTCTCCTTTCCAGAAACCATTGAATCAAGTCATCGCACCCATGTGAACCCCATTTATGGGTTTACGGCCTAGGGTGCCGAGTGCCAAGGTCAGCAGGGTCACCGTGCAAATGACGACCTTGACGCCTTCCGGCGTCGAAACCGGCATGATACCGGCCGGCGCCAGCGAGAACAGCAGGAAGAACGCCAGCACGATACCGCCGATCAGATCGCGGTTTCGGCGCAACTCAGCCATCGTCGGTGTCGATCAGCCTCTTCAACTTCTCGATGGCCGTATCGTGATCCTCCTGATAGGCGATGGTGCTCTGCAGCACGCCGCCATCGTTCAGCAGAAACACCGAAGCCGTATGGTTCATCGTGTAGTCGCCGTCGGGGTCGTTCGGATCGAGCGGCACCTTTTCGTAAAAGATGCCGAAACCGTCCGCCATGGCGCGGACCTTGT from Martelella sp. NC20 includes these protein-coding regions:
- a CDS encoding IS5 family transposase (programmed frameshift); its protein translation is MMRRRFDLTDFEWAVIEPLLPNNSRGVPRVDDRRVINGILWRFRTGSPWADVPERYGPHTTCYNRFVRWRRAGVWDHLLTAISSAFDGDIQMIDSSCVRVHQHGATGKKGGANRSMGRSRGGLTTKIHALVDADGLPIDLRLSEGQHADCRYAEDLLTRLHAGTTLLADRGYDTNAIRATATQAKAFANIPAKRNRKKTFAFSSFLYRYRNLVERFFNRIKEARGIATRYDKRADNYLAAIKLFSVRLWLKRYESTA
- a CDS encoding ABC transporter ATP-binding protein, coding for MNGRGIKIANVRKHFGGTEILQGIDLDIQPGEFLTLLGPSGCGKSTLLRMIAGFEQLSSGSIHIGAQEITQLPPKKRDVAMVFQSYALYPHMSVAKNIGMPLEMSRLSFRQRLPGSRLLSRKVRQTHREIAQSVARVAGQLDLQHLLDRKPAQLSGGQRQRVAVGRAIVRQPSVFLMDEPLSNLDAKLRIQLREEISDLHRRTGITFLYVTHDQTEAMAMSSRVAVMQAGRIVQCARPQDIYNRPAELAVARFVGSVAINELPVTVADGDIQLARTCLNLSTSDAPDGDYILGLRPESLDAVPLGGEADFTLPLTHVEFSGSEVTLRCDGSALGVERIRMQMRAERFERLRNDGGINDRVALRILPQNALLFSSAGQLMPAPLRIMGTD
- a CDS encoding glycoside hydrolase family 3 C-terminal domain-containing protein; translation: MPSSPSIDLMEDKRAPELLASMTAAEKAAFLSGNGMWKSARLQRLGIDPVVMTDGTYGLRYDIAQIDGELAPGEELDAFLNTVNQRASEIEDAAGEIKPATCFPNGSALGNSWDTALMEELGILLGRECRSLGVDLLLGPGINIRRTPLAGRAYEYYSEDPFLAGKLSASVIRGIQSQGVGASLKHFACYNCENERMTMDSIVDERALREIYLKGFEIAVRESRPWTVMSSYNLLNGVEASQNHWLLTEVLRDEWGFDGLVVSDWNAIKDRPASLMAGCDLDMPQSPRRIARLEQALEDGEIPEEAADKACARMFDLLGRIERGRAHSVERCDHAAHHQRARAMAAASIVLARNEGNLLPLRDVQSVLVVGRDALTPVIQGSGCATTLPTMIDAPLEELRKSLGEKVKISHRPDLDADTLECAAAADAVIAFVSTEGLGDGEGRDRVTLGLGPGQDNMIEALAAVSDRLVVVLSCPDAVEMPWIDKIAALLICFYPGQALGGAVADLLSGAVTPSGKLSVTFPQRLEDVPGHLSYPGELDKYYYSEGIHVGYRGYLKGKVRPLFPFGHGLSYTQFRYDQPALSSDGISIDGTISVSFTLTNIGNVAGAEISQIYLDAKGKQVGRAVRELKGFAKTFLHPNESRQVTVCIEGRDLAVWHPERGKWVLEDENARLLIGTSSENIKASIDLRLMPSDLPWRQVGPHTRPEFILPNPYAMKILQTFLSQRLGITEVEAGAALRRCNDSISGLFASLERYLHISISDEEVSDLFSQINAAMKCAETGLAS
- a CDS encoding GNAT family N-acetyltransferase, coding for MTDQQNLAIRRATADDIGFIMTVERQPGYAERVGAYDAEAHAKKLGTTGCRYYIAVFGDKPVGFAVLRQNDDGMGVVNLNRIAVHPEDRGIGTEFVRCIAGEVFADLDNDRLWLDVLPSNLSARHLYSKVGFVEEGLMRSALRYPDGRRMDLILMSLLRTDWEAAPIERQHDAA
- a CDS encoding carbohydrate ABC transporter permease; protein product: MTHALSVSSEAPPAVAPIGKSDGGGYKAYAYYFSAPAFLLLFATVIAPVIVVFIVSLTDYKLGRASLSLVGLGNYERLIRDPYFWNALKNSAIYTSLVVPISVGLALILAALLNNRTRSRRFYEIIYFLPVTSTLTAMSIVWSYLLNGNIGPLATLMTSLGMRPFDFFADSDLALIGLAIIGIWHSLGFNLILFLAGFTTISKELTDAAQLDGIDNFWDRIRYVIWPLIAPTTIVVITISCIQAFQAFDTVAVLTNGGPYGATEMLLYKINQDSFVGLKAGYGSALTVIYLALIGLFSIFQVMANNRKAHF
- a CDS encoding TetR/AcrR family transcriptional regulator is translated as MKNAPDIADVPETETPSAPRHPRRPDRSRNRILEAAILEFSEKGFAGGRVDEIAERAEIGKRMLYHYFGNKEKLFLAVIEKVYLDLWAAEAALELDRLPPREALAELVTFVWNYYLDHPEFITLLNEENLLKAQNFRHSRILREGAEHSQDLVEEVLARGVAEGVFRPGIDPVQLSLTITSVCYYYLTNHATSSIVYGRRLMTKKAQAERLAFNVESILTIVQAAPL
- a CDS encoding histidinol-phosphatase translates to MVWFSYHGGHSGEFCDHASSSLQQVVQAAIDEGFTHYGLSEHCPRYREQDLYPGEERLGIEGLIRAFEGYVIRAFALREEYARHIELLVGFETEKLPPENWLEAMLSLKSAHPFDYVVGSVHDINGRWVDYSPQETSRLAEDLGGTEALQLAYFRSVTDMVEQLRPDIVAHLDLVRKFEPPGFSFSDRVAKEIERLLDAIQAYGGVIDVNCAAFRNGYGPVYPLPQILSRARQMGIPATFGDDSHGVDTVGVGLEQSRQAICAAGYSQISYLTRDHGWQSADIAEVRPRRSV
- a CDS encoding metallophosphoesterase family protein — encoded protein: MKIAVLADAHIGTEKPVFVPNWEKVVSHVNERSDIDLIVVLGDLTLDGAKLDADRAFGRDAIAALRAPVLVLPGNHDVGDIARDTLQPADNDRLAQWEKHFGPWHWHSDAVDGWRLLGVNSQILATGLPEESAQWSSLEQAAEGRGERKLALFSHMPLFLEHWDEPDRPAWAIPAPARQRLRLLIEEHAIKAVIVGHIHRVLDRRCEGGPAFIWAAASSFLTHDESMPPQHGKELLGYTVLDFRQDEVVSEFVAVEALMKSYIEDYKGSIYRSPAKDA
- a CDS encoding carbohydrate ABC transporter permease, which encodes MAVRLFRHTRIVAVHAFLMLTAVLMVYPFFWMWRASSKSAGAIFGAVSNPPAVWDSIAENYGRALFETPLLRFMLNGLIMTGGILIAQILTTVICAFALAKYDFKGRRILFALVLLSLAVPAQATALPIFIVLAKVGLLDTYFSMMVPYLTSGFAIFLFHQFIKSFPDEILLAARLDGMSEIEIVFRIVMPAMLPAIAAFAIFSVTFHWNDLYWPMIAIRSADMAPPTLGLLFFRSQGGGGDSFGPLMACATLVTAPLILVSLIAQRKFVQGITMTGVK